Below is a window of Paremcibacter congregatus DNA.
TGACCAGACGGCCTGAGAGAATGGGTTCTCCGGCCGCAATGTTGGTTTTCAAAACGGCGCCTAAAAAGGATTCGGGTGTCACTTCAGCATCCTGCTGGATATAAGATTCATGTACGCTTTCATCTGGCCAGGATTGCCACACCATATCTTCCTGTTTGATGAAATGACCAACAGACAGGTTGTTGGCGGCCACCAGAATTTTCATATCTGATTCGCGGACCTGCGTGATGATTTCCTGTGTGCTGGCGGTTTGTTCTTTGGGAGAGCTGATCAGGCTTCTCGCGAGAAGAGCCGTTAGAATCGCTACCACAAGGGCAACACCGATAAGGACAACGCTTCTTATATTTATATTCATCTATATATTTCCTGTCTTGCTCGTTCCGTTCAGCCTTGGCTTATCGCGGTAAACTGGTTCAATGTTGTTGCCAAATTATAGGCGACATAAATTCCACCGCCTGCAATGCCAACACCATAAGGAACCGCACTTTCATTCTTTTCTGCCACGGAGAGGTTTATATTTTCTGAAGATTTGTAATATTTTGAAGCTTTTAGGCGATTATTCAGAAGAATGACCGCTGCAATGCCGCCGCCAATCAGGGCCATAAGGAATAAGAACTGCAAGCTGTAAGTGGGACCGGCCCATAAGGCGACCGCTGGAATCAGTTTGACGTCACCGCCGCCCATAATATTCAGGGCGAATAAGACTGCAAAAACAATGAAGATCAGGGCCGCAATGGCGAGGGCCAGCAGCACTGTGGACCAGGGCAGCATTTGGCCATCCAGGTAGCGGCTCAGGAGATAGATGGGGTAAAGCAGCGCGACGCTTAAGCACAGTTTGTTGGACAAGGTATAGCTGGTAAGGTCGCTATAGGCTGCCCAAAGCATTAAAATCACAAATAATGCGATGACTATTATGGTTAACACACGCAAGTATCCCTAAATCTTGTATTACTTAATTCATTGGAATACTAAGATTAAAAAATGAGGAAATGGTTAATGGGGATAGGGGGAGCCGCCTGGTGTGCCGGATAAGGCGGTGGATCGTGGAGAACCAAAAGGGGTTAGGGGGTCATGGCATTACTGACTTTTGATGAGGTATCGTTGAAGTTGGTCACAACGGTGGAACTCATGGCGCTGAGGGCGCCAATGGACGCGACGACGATCAGGGCAGCAATCAGACCATATTCAATGGCCGTAGCACCTTTTTCGTGGGAGTGTAACTTTTTAATAAACTGCCGCATGGGTCCCTCCTGAAAGTGAAATAGAGGCTTTGGAATATTTGCCAAAGCCTCTATTTAAAGAATTACTGATCCTGTAACTTAAAAATTTTAAGATTAATTCAGGCTACTGTTGATTTCAACGAATTTGGCGTCAAGGGAAGTACCAACGCTTGTCATTGCGCCAATGGCGGCGACAGCGATCAAAGCAGCGATCAGACCATATTCAATAGCCGTTGCGCCTTTTTCGTTCTTACGTAATTTTGCAAAAAATTTGTTCATCTTATTTCTCCTAAATGTGTACCAAGTAAAATTTCGTTCGTTGCCATGTTGTGACCCTAATATGCAGGCAAGTTATGAATAAAAGGTTAACAGGTATCAAGAAAAATACTTGATATTTCAAAAGGTTAGATGGATAATTTTAAAATTATTTTATTTAAAATTCCGAAAAATATTCTCATAAAAATCAGCTAAAATTTTATGTTTTTGATGTGATCCATCGGGAAATGGCGAAGCTGTTCTCGCAGGGAAATGGGTGAAATATTATAAAATACACAGGGTTAGGGGCTGCCATCCCCTTCGGGCAGAGGGTCAGCCGGGCAGGTCGTGATTGGTCAGGGTGAGCACAAGATGGCTGACTTTGCCTTGTGAAATATGGGTGGAAATATTCCCGCCAATCAGATGCGCGAGGTTCTGCGCGATCGATAATCCGAAGCCTGTGGAGACTTTTGGGGTGTAATTTAGGGTGTTTTTTTGTGGATATGGTTGATTATTTTGTGTCTCGACCGGGGTTGTTTGTAACTTTTCGAACAATTCCGGGGCATCTTTTTCATCGATTCTCGGGCCGAGTAGCGGGATTTCGATTCTCACCTGGGCATTGCTGTTGATCAGGACGGACGGGCTTAACGTTTCCCCGGCCTGAGCCCGTTTCAGGGTGCTGGCCAGTATCTTGGTCAGGCACAGTTCAACACTTTGCTTGTCATTATAAAGAATAACATCAATGTTATTGCTATTGTCGATCAGTTCGACCTGCATGTCGTGGGCCATGGTTGCGACATTTTCCTGACATGCCTTCAAAACCGCTTTCAGAGAGAAGGATTCGGGATCGATCTGCATCAGGCCGGCCTCAATCTTGGCGGAATCCAGCACATCGTTGACGGCTTCTTTCAGCTGCACGGCGGCGGCGAGGATGCTTTTTGTATTTTGATGGTACTTTTCATTGACCGGACCCCAGGCTTCCATATCAATCATTTCGGAAAAGCCGATAATCGCGTTCAAAGGGGTGCGGAATTCGTGAGACAGGTTATGCAGCAATTCCGCCGCCACTTCTTCATGGGGGATATTCTGTGGTGTAATGTCTGTTTCAGCCGGGAACGAGGCGACATGTTTTTCCGGCGTCGCGGCCTTATGTTCTTCATGTTCTGCGGCGTCCGGAGTTTGTTCCGGAGCGTCTTCGGCGCGGGCGCTGCCACGGAAACCGGTAAAGCGGCCTGTATTAATATCAAAGATGGCGATGGCGCTGACATACCAGAGTGTCTTGTCGCCATGTTGTGAGTCTATATAGAAGGGCACGTCGCGGAAAGACGTGCGCCGTTCAAACAGCGCTTCAAAATTTTCCGGGGCGCCTTTCGTGTCATCCTCCTGGGGTGGCGGGGTGCAGAGCGAGATCATGTCCTCGCCAATCAGGGACTGCACAGGGCGGCCAAAGACGGTGAAGGCTTCCTCTGACAGAAAGCTGAGGCTACCGGTGCGGTCCACTTCCCAGAACCAGTCCGCAACCGACCTGACCAGTTCGCGTTGGCGCTGGCTTTCATCGCGGGCGTGCTGCACCTGTTCCCGGAGATCGGTTGTCAGGTCATCGACCGCCTCTTCCATATGGATCATTGGTTCCGGTATGCGGGGCTTTTCCGGGAAGCTGGCGTCATTGGCGACCTTGTCAGACGGAAAAGAAAGCGGGGTATCGCCGGAGGACGCCCGATCCTTGTAGGCGTGATCAGCCGTTTTGGGCTCGGATTTTTGCGGGGCTGCCGTCGGGGCAGCAGGCTTTGCGTCAAGGGAAGAGGTTTTCTCGGGCCTGACATTGCTAAAAATTGACAGTCTGGGGGTTTCTGCCTCCGGGGCTATCCCGCTTGCTGTGGCTTTTTTGCCGTCTTCTGTGTAGGTCTTGTGAATATTCTGGGCGCGAAGAAGTTCCAGGATATTGATGGTGGTTTCTTCATCAAGATCAGGATTTTCATCCCCGGCCAGGCGTTCCAGTTCGCTCAGACTGTATTTCAGTTTGGAACTCTGGGCGGCTTTCTGCGCCCGTTCCAGTTCATGCCGCACGAGAGGCGACAGGCCAAAGCGGCGAGAAATGTGAATGCGGTGAGCTTCTGTACCATAGCGGATCAAATGAATAAGTTTTTCATCGGGCAGAATGGCTTTTTCAAGCAGAGGGCCGGAAACCTCGACGACATCCTCGGACATAATGTCGGTCAGTTCCGTCGGGGGGGCGGTCAACGCGCAAAGAGCGGTGACAATGCCCTGACGGGTTTCAATCTCGACCTGGCTCAGCAGTTCTTTCAGAATCTCGGTCAGCATACGGACTTGTGTGTCGGATGCCATTGGCCGACGTTGCAGGAATAAATCACAGATGTGGGAAAACAAAAGCGTTCGGCTGTGCGTTGATCCATCCTGCGCAAGCGCAATCAGATTACGAATTCGATCGTCAAACTGAGCTGGTTTCTGCACGTTACTATATTCCCCGAGGTTTATGGATTTTTGGTCCTGATTCTGCCTGCATACTAGATTGTGTTTTCTTTTTAAAAGCTTAACAATAGTAAGCACAAAAGATAGCATTTATGACGCTATATAGCCAGTTAAAAGCTTGAATTATGAAAGTAATTATTACGTAAAATATTACTAAACTTTTAAAAAAAATGTATTTTATGATGTGATTCATTCCATTTATAATATATTCTGTCTTAAGTGAGAAATTTTGTTTCGAAATGTTTGCAATTGAAACATTTCTGTATAACCTGTCGCAGTATAAAAAATCATAGAAGCAAGTTTAAGGAACAGACAGAATGCATCGTGTTAAACTGGATGATATTGATCAGAGAATTTTGGAGAAGCTTCAGGAGGACGGTCGGATCACCAATGTAGAACTGGCAGAAAAAGTTGGAATTACAGCACCCCCATGCCTGCGGCGGGTGCGGGCTTTGGAAGAAGCCGGGTTTATACAGGGGTATCATGCAGACCTTAATCCAGAAGCCATGGGCTTTGGTCTGACGGTTTTTGCCATGGTGGGTTTGCACAGCCAGGCGGAAAGTGACCTGAAGGCGTTTGAAGAACTGGTTACGGAATGGCCGCTGGTGCGGGAAACCTATATGCTGAACGGCGAAATTGATTTTATTCTTAAAATCGTCGCCCGGGACCTGTCCCAGTTCCAGAACTTTCTGACCACCAAACTGACGCCGGCGCCGAATGTGGATAGTGTCAAGACATCGCTGAGCATCCGGTGC
It encodes the following:
- a CDS encoding Flp family type IVb pilin produces the protein MNKFFAKLRKNEKGATAIEYGLIAALIAVAAIGAMTSVGTSLDAKFVEINSSLN
- a CDS encoding Lrp/AsnC family transcriptional regulator; protein product: MHRVKLDDIDQRILEKLQEDGRITNVELAEKVGITAPPCLRRVRALEEAGFIQGYHADLNPEAMGFGLTVFAMVGLHSQAESDLKAFEELVTEWPLVRETYMLNGEIDFILKIVARDLSQFQNFLTTKLTPAPNVDSVKTSLSIRCAKKLQGVPVGEYQG
- a CDS encoding A24 family peptidase, producing MLTIIVIALFVILMLWAAYSDLTSYTLSNKLCLSVALLYPIYLLSRYLDGQMLPWSTVLLALAIAALIFIVFAVLFALNIMGGGDVKLIPAVALWAGPTYSLQFLFLMALIGGGIAAVILLNNRLKASKYYKSSENINLSVAEKNESAVPYGVGIAGGGIYVAYNLATTLNQFTAISQG
- a CDS encoding histidine kinase dimerization/phospho-acceptor domain-containing protein, with product MQKPAQFDDRIRNLIALAQDGSTHSRTLLFSHICDLFLQRRPMASDTQVRMLTEILKELLSQVEIETRQGIVTALCALTAPPTELTDIMSEDVVEVSGPLLEKAILPDEKLIHLIRYGTEAHRIHISRRFGLSPLVRHELERAQKAAQSSKLKYSLSELERLAGDENPDLDEETTINILELLRAQNIHKTYTEDGKKATASGIAPEAETPRLSIFSNVRPEKTSSLDAKPAAPTAAPQKSEPKTADHAYKDRASSGDTPLSFPSDKVANDASFPEKPRIPEPMIHMEEAVDDLTTDLREQVQHARDESQRQRELVRSVADWFWEVDRTGSLSFLSEEAFTVFGRPVQSLIGEDMISLCTPPPQEDDTKGAPENFEALFERRTSFRDVPFYIDSQHGDKTLWYVSAIAIFDINTGRFTGFRGSARAEDAPEQTPDAAEHEEHKAATPEKHVASFPAETDITPQNIPHEEVAAELLHNLSHEFRTPLNAIIGFSEMIDMEAWGPVNEKYHQNTKSILAAAVQLKEAVNDVLDSAKIEAGLMQIDPESFSLKAVLKACQENVATMAHDMQVELIDNSNNIDVILYNDKQSVELCLTKILASTLKRAQAGETLSPSVLINSNAQVRIEIPLLGPRIDEKDAPELFEKLQTTPVETQNNQPYPQKNTLNYTPKVSTGFGLSIAQNLAHLIGGNISTHISQGKVSHLVLTLTNHDLPG
- a CDS encoding Flp family type IVb pilin; the protein is MRQFIKKLHSHEKGATAIEYGLIAALIVVASIGALSAMSSTVVTNFNDTSSKVSNAMTP